A DNA window from Oncorhynchus tshawytscha isolate Ot180627B linkage group LG13, Otsh_v2.0, whole genome shotgun sequence contains the following coding sequences:
- the LOC112240465 gene encoding translocon-associated protein subunit gamma: MAPKGSSKQQSEEDLLLQDFSRNLSAKSTALFYGNALIVSAIPIWLFWRIWHMDLVQSAVLYGVMTLVSTYLVAFAYKNVKFVLKHKVAQKREDAVSKEVTRKLSEADNRKMSRKEKDERILWKKNEVADYEATTFSIFYNNTLFLVLVIIASFFLLKNFNPTVNYILSISASSGLIALLSTGSK, from the exons ATGGCACCCAAAGGTAGCAGCAAACAGCAATCCGAGGAAGACCTACTCCTGCAGGACTTCAGCCGAAACCTGTCTGCAAAGTCCACCGCGCTTTTCTACGGAAATGCGCTAATCGTGTCCGCAATTCCAATTT GGCTGTTCTGGAGAATCTGGCACATGGACCTGGTCCAGTCAGCGGTCCTGTATGGAGTCATGACACTGGTCAGCACCTACCTGGTGGCCTTCGCCTATAAGAATGTCAAGTTTGTCCTCAAACACAA AGTTGCCCAGAAGCGAGAGGATGCCGTCTCCAAGGAGGTGACCAGGAAACTGTCTGAGGCTGACAATCGCAAGATGTCTCGtaaagagaaggatgagag GATCCTGTGGAAGAAGAATGAGGTAGCTGACTATGAGGCCACCACCTTCTCTATCTTCTATAACAACACTCTGTTCCTGGTCCTCGTCATCATCGCCTCCTTCTTCCTGCTGAAGAACTTCAACCCCACCGT TAACTACATCCTGTCCATCAGTGCCTCATCTGGCCTCATCGCCCTGCTCTCCACTGGATCCAAGTAA